The nucleotide window TCTCGAGGAGCACGATGAGCGAGCGCGGGTTGATGCCGCATGCGGTGGCGACGCGGCTGATGATCGCGGCGGCCGTCTCGTTGCTGCGGCCGGCGTAGGCAGCGCACCCCTCGGATCGGGCCGGCTGCGAGGTCGTGGTCTGACGGTACGACTTCAGGCAGGTGTAGCCGCTCCGGCAGCTCGGCACCCTGGCGTTCAGGAACGACTGGATCTGCGACGCCGACATCGACGAGGAGTCGTAGAAGACGGCGTCGCTGATGATGGAACCGGCCTGGAAATCACGTGCGTCCGCTGCATCCGCCGCCTCGAACGTCACGGGCTGGACAACGAGCGCCGCCGCGACCGCGATCGCTGCTCCCGCGGTCGCGATCATCCTTCCAAGCGCCATGGCGACTCCCTATTCGGTTCCGACGACACGAGTTCCTCGGCTGAAACGAGCCTAGGAACGAACGGGCATCGCCACCGGCACTTCACACGGCGAGCCACGAACGGAAGCGAAGTGAAGGGGTCCCCCGAATGGATGCCGCGGCGCACCTCAGCGCCCGGTGCGCTCCTCCTTGAGCGTCGTCATGACGAAGTCTGCGAGTTCGGCGATGCGGCGGTTGTCGCGGCGCAGTTCGTCGATGTCGGCGCGCGCCTCGGCGAGCTCGGCCTCGAGGGCGTGCACGCGCGCGAACAGACGCGACACGGTGCCGGCGCGCCGCTTGGCGCCGCGGAGGAGCTGGGTGAGCCGGTTCATGATGCTTCCTGTTCTGCTCGGCGCAGCATGGCGGTCGCCGTCGCGCGGCCGCCGCCGCGACCGGCGGTCTGGGAGATGACGTGGACCTCGAGCCCGGCGCGGCGCGCCTCGTCCTCGAGGGTGTCGACGGGCAGATGCCAGCTCGTCGGGTTCTCGTGCCGATAGCTCGGCGGCAGTTCGGTGCCGAAGTCGGCGAGCGCGAAGGATCCGGGCTCCAGGCCGTGCCGCAGCAGCCGGAAGACTTCGGCGCGCGTCTCCGGCACGAGGCCGGCGAGCAGCCGGGAGAGCACGAAGACGACGGGGCCCGGCCGGCGGACGAGGCGGGCGGCCAGTTCGAGCATGTCGCGGCCGTCGGCGAGGTTCGCCTCGACGGTCTCGACGCGGCCGTCGGGATCGGCCGCCCGCATGGCGCGGATCGCGGTGCGGCTGAATTCGACGGCGGTGACCTCCGCCCCACGGGCGGCGAAGTGGCGGGCGAGCGCACCGTCTCCGGCGCCGAGGTCGACGATGCGGGCGCCGGCCGGTGCGAGACGTTCGACCTCTGCGGCGAGCGGCGGCAGCGCGGCCGGCCGGGCACCGGGGGGCGGGGCGTCGGCGTAGGCGTCGTCCCAGAACTCGCGGTTCGTGTTGAACACGCCGAACCAGTTCTCGAAGCGGCGCCGGGTCTCAGGCGGCGTCTCGAAGCGGAAGGAGGGGTCGGGGGTGCGCCAGCCCGGCCCGTAGCAGAGCTCGAGCCAGCCGGCGGTGTCGGCGACCGAGGGCATCCGCTCCCCCTCGAGTTCGAGCTCGACGAAGGGTTCGAGCCGGTCCTGCTCGAACGGCCCGCGCACGGCGATCGGCTGGCAGTACAGCCCCTCGTGGGTGAAGCCGGGGAAGAGGTCGACGTAGTGGTCGACGTCGCCGGCCTCGTCGGCGAAGAGCACCTGCAGGTGCGAGCGGCTGTGCACCCGGAGCTCGAAGCCGCGTTCGCGGAGTTCTCGCTGCAGTTTCAGCGTTTCGAGGGCGACGTCGGCGGGGTGGCTCTGCTCGAGCAGGAACCCGACGTCGGCGTCGTCGTCGTGCGGCAGGAACGCGCCGGATCGCACCGCCCCGAGCAGGGTGCCGCCGGTGATGAACGGCCGCTGCCCGAGATCGCGCATGACGGCGATGACCGCCTCGAGGCTCGTCATGAGCCGTGCCTGGAACTCGGGGTCGTCGACGAGGCTGCGCACCAGGCGGCCCCATTTGTTCACGACGACGGGGCGACCCTCGGCATCCGCGAGCCGACCGTCGCCCTCGCCCGGGAAGTCGACGATCCCGCTCCACGTCGGCGTCTCGTCGCCGGCGGCGACCAGGTCGATCTCGAAGCGGCCGTGCGCGTGCCGGCGGATGCCCTCGGGCCAGCCGATGCCGCGCGCAGGCGCCTCGGGCGAGCGCATCGACCACACCCGGCGGCCGCCGAAGCGCACGTCGAAGCGCCGATCGGACCAGCCGCGTGCGAACAGGATGCCGCGCGCCGAGATCTCGGCGACGGCTGGCCGTCCCTTGCGCAGCGCGGGCACCGTGCACCTCATATCTGTCGTAGGATGACGCGCCCCCTCGTCGCCTGCAGAGTCTACCGGAGCAGGCCCGGCGGCAGCCCCGCATGCGCGGCGTGCGCACAGGATCGCCCGGTGCGGCTCGGCTAGGGTGAAGTGTCGTCCGCCGCGGCCCGCGGCATCTGCAGTCCCCAGGAGGGTGCCACACGTGAATGCCGATCTGCTCGTCGTCGGATCCGGGTTCTTCGGCCTCACGATCGCCGAGCGCGCCGCGAACGAACTCGGCCTGAACGTCGTCGTCATCGACCGGCGCCCGCACATCGGCGGCAACGCCTTCAGCGAGGCCGAGCCCGAGACCGGCATCGAGGTGCACCGCTACGGCGCGCACCTCTTCCACACCTCCAACGAGCGCGTGTGGGAGTACGTCAACCGGTTCACCTCCTTCACGGGCTACGTGCACCGCGTGTACACCCGCCACGACGGCGAGGTCTTCCCGATGCCGATCAACCTCGGCACGATCAACCAGTTCTTCCGCGCCGCCTACGGGCCGGAGGAGGCGCGCGCCCTCATCCGCGAACAGGCCGGCGAACTCGCCGGCACCGATCCGCAGAACCTGAACGACAAGGGCATCCAGCTCATCGGCCGGCCGCTCTACGAGGCCTTCATCAAGCACTACACGGCCAAGCAGTGGCAGACCGATCCGAAAGACCTTCCGGCATCCGTCATCGCCCGCCTGCCCGTGCGCTACACGTACGACAACCGCTACTTCAACGACACCCACGAGGGCCTGCCGGTCGACGGCTACACGGCCTGGCTCGAGCGGATGGCCGACAACCCCCGCATCGAGGTGCGGCTCGACACTGACTTCTTCGCCGGCGACCACGACTTCGCGAGCAAGAACGTGCTCGGGCGCCTGCCGATCGTCTACACGGGCCCCGTCGACCGCTACTTCGACTATGCGGAAGGCGCCCTGTCGTGGCGCACCCTCGACTTCGAGGAGGAGGTGCTGCCGGTCGGCGACTTCCAGGGCACCTCGGTCATGAACTACCCCGATGAAGACGTGCCGTTCACGCGCATCCACGAGTTCCGCCACTTCCACCCCGAGCGCGACTACCCCACCGACAAGACCGTCATCATGCGCGAGTTCTCCCGCTTCGCCGAACCCGGCGACGAGCCCTACTACCCGGTGAACACGGCCGAGGACCGCGAGCGCCTGCTCGCCTACCGGGACCTGGCGCACGGCGAGCGCAACGTGCTCTTCGGCGGCCGCCTCGGCACCTACAAGTACCTCGACATGCACATGGCGATCGGTTCGGCGCTCAGCATGTTCGACAACAAGATCGCCCCCGCCCTGCGCGCGGGCGCGTCGTTCGAGAGCGGCGGCGTCGAGGCCTGAGCCCGCCGCAGCCTCAGATCCGAAGGAGAGAAGTGCCAGACACGAGTGGATCCTGGACCACGGTTCAGAACGTCGTCTTCCCCGCCGACCGAGACCCCGACGTCTTCGCCCTCTACTGCGACACCGAGTCCTGGACCGACTTCGACGGCACGCCCCTGCGCGTCTCGACGCGCGCGCACGTCGACGACGTGCTCTCGCGCCACTCGATGCGCATCCGCTCCGGCCGCCGCGTGTCGTTCGCGAGCTACTTCAACGCCCTGCCGGCTTCGTACTGGCAGCACAGCACCGACATCTCCCGGGTGCGCCTCGAACTCGAGATCGCCGGCGATGCGACGGTGCTCGTGTACCGTT belongs to Agromyces archimandritae and includes:
- a CDS encoding class I SAM-dependent methyltransferase encodes the protein MPALRKGRPAVAEISARGILFARGWSDRRFDVRFGGRRVWSMRSPEAPARGIGWPEGIRRHAHGRFEIDLVAAGDETPTWSGIVDFPGEGDGRLADAEGRPVVVNKWGRLVRSLVDDPEFQARLMTSLEAVIAVMRDLGQRPFITGGTLLGAVRSGAFLPHDDDADVGFLLEQSHPADVALETLKLQRELRERGFELRVHSRSHLQVLFADEAGDVDHYVDLFPGFTHEGLYCQPIAVRGPFEQDRLEPFVELELEGERMPSVADTAGWLELCYGPGWRTPDPSFRFETPPETRRRFENWFGVFNTNREFWDDAYADAPPPGARPAALPPLAAEVERLAPAGARIVDLGAGDGALARHFAARGAEVTAVEFSRTAIRAMRAADPDGRVETVEANLADGRDMLELAARLVRRPGPVVFVLSRLLAGLVPETRAEVFRLLRHGLEPGSFALADFGTELPPSYRHENPTSWHLPVDTLEDEARRAGLEVHVISQTAGRGGGRATATAMLRRAEQEAS
- the glf gene encoding UDP-galactopyranose mutase, translating into MNADLLVVGSGFFGLTIAERAANELGLNVVVIDRRPHIGGNAFSEAEPETGIEVHRYGAHLFHTSNERVWEYVNRFTSFTGYVHRVYTRHDGEVFPMPINLGTINQFFRAAYGPEEARALIREQAGELAGTDPQNLNDKGIQLIGRPLYEAFIKHYTAKQWQTDPKDLPASVIARLPVRYTYDNRYFNDTHEGLPVDGYTAWLERMADNPRIEVRLDTDFFAGDHDFASKNVLGRLPIVYTGPVDRYFDYAEGALSWRTLDFEEEVLPVGDFQGTSVMNYPDEDVPFTRIHEFRHFHPERDYPTDKTVIMREFSRFAEPGDEPYYPVNTAEDRERLLAYRDLAHGERNVLFGGRLGTYKYLDMHMAIGSALSMFDNKIAPALRAGASFESGGVEA